The Schistocerca serialis cubense isolate TAMUIC-IGC-003099 chromosome 12, iqSchSeri2.2, whole genome shotgun sequence region tggaccAAGtcggtttacaggatatgtatgcaTGAATAGTTTCAGCGGATGGCTACAAGCATGACACTTTCGAGTTCTACATGGCCCACTGGCCAAAGTTTAATATTAATGAGCATATCTTTCAGTCCAAATCATACAAATACACTTAACACAATAGTTCTTTACAGGCTACCAGTTTTTCAATAACAATTTGTCTATGTAGTAGAGGGAGCTCTTCAGAAGAAATGATTCTAGGCAAAATTTAGAAGTTGCTTTACCACCTGTCACACATttcattgggcaaatgatcaaaaattttgatGAAGCATATTGAACTCCCTTTTGAACCACTAAAAGCATTAATAATGAGTCAAAAGGAAACTGATTCTTCTAGTTCTGTAGGTATCCTACTATAATAGgagatatgttaagacatcagaaaataatttccatggtactagaggaagctgagaaggtaaaaactgtaaaagaagacagatattggaatacgagggtcactccaaaagaagcgcacacttttttttaaaaaaaaatccaccttttattctacgtgtttgaaagttttacagtgtgtagatacattctttagcaacaatattttcatttctccacgtaatttccatccctctcaactgctttacgccatcttcggatcagcgcctgtatacccgcatggtaaaattctggaccaaccgaTTGGAGCCTGTttcgcagcgtgcacaagggagtcatcatcttcaaaccttgttagaCGAAGATAATCTTTCAGTTTCTAAAGAgaagatagtcacatggagccaggtcaggactgtaaggtggatgtttcagtgttgtctatccgagttttgtgatcgcttccacggttttttgactgacatgtggccgtgcattgtcgtgcaacagcaaaacatcctgcttttgccgatatggtcgaacacgactcagtcgagcttgaagtttcttcagtgtcgtcacatatgaatCAGAATctatgatggttccacttggcacaatgtccacttttccagcagaaggtgtggttttgaattttttttcttgggtgaatttgcgtgatgccactgcattgattgcctcttcgtctctggtgaaaaatgatggagccatgttttatcatctgtcacaattcttccaagaaattcatgtccaccattctcgtactgttccaaaggttcggtgcataccatttttcttgtttctttgtgagccactgtcaacatcctgggaacacatctggcacaaatcttttttaacgccaacactttcagtattttgcaaacacttccttcccctatcccaacgtagcgtgacaattcgttcactgtgatgcgtctgtcagcagtcaccaattcgttaactctctgcacattgtctggagtgtgtacagtacgaggcctgccgctgcaaggacaatcctcaatattgccgtgcccgctttcatcacgtaacctgcttgcccactgactaactgtactgcgatcgacagcagcatctccatacacctttttcagcctcttgtggatgtttcccactgtttcgttttcacagcacaggaattctatgacagcacgttgcttctgatcaACGTTaagtatagcagccatcttgaagacatgctgtgacggcgccactcacgggaacaggtcgaactaagtttgaaaacaagcgggaaggatgtatctacacactgtaaaactttcacacatgcagaatgaaaactgtatttttataaaagtagtgtgcatttcttttggagtgaccctcgtatatccagaaaataattgaagatgtaggttgcagttgcatCTCTAATATGAtgatccaatatatatatatatatatatatatatatatatatatatgtgcatcactattcttctcaaattgtggtgtgCTATTTATGAGGAATTTAATTGGTGAATATATaccaggtggtccattgatcgtgaccgggccaaatatctcacgaaataagcgtcaaacgaaaaaactgcaaagaacgaaacttgtctagcttgaagggggaaaccagatggcgctatggtatttacaggtaatcacgctgtaacagcatgcgttctcagaaatgataatttcacaaaggtacatgtatcacactggaacagccgaaataaaatgctcaaacgtacctacgttctgtattttaatttaaaaaacctacctgttacctactgttcgtctaaaattgtgagccgtatgtttgtgactattacagcgccatctaccacaaagcgaaaaaagtggtccaactaaaacattcatatttctttacgtactacacgaatatgtgataaaaaatggaggttcctatttaaaaaaaaccgcagttgatatccatttgacctatggcagcgccatctagtgggccaaccatagcgccatctggtttcccccttcaagctagaagagtttcgttgtttgtattttttttgtttgatgcttatttcgtgagatatttggcctggtcactatcgatggaccaccctgtatactgttaaGATTAAGATAAATTGTACAAGTCCTTGAATTGGTACTGGTACCTATAAGATGACAGCAATTGAATATTATGTATTATTCTTACTTGTTGCTTTTATAATTCAGTATTTTATTTCTAACTGGTAAGTTTCTCCAAAAcattattttgtaagaaattattGATATAACCAAACAAGTTAGGAGTTAATTATTATATTTCTGAGGCTAGCAATTATATGAAGAACAAGagtaactgaacttaattgtttgagaagctcagtaagatGTTAAAAGAGATGATCACCTAAAATCGCCTATTGAATCGAATACtgttactggcgtattgtggtaAAGTTTTCTTCAAAGTCAATAACGAATTAAACACATTTAAGTAGGGACAGGCCGTGCAGAACTACCACATTCTTTTAAATATGTGAGGTGAATAAGCTGACTTGTTGATAATCGTTGAATGTATGGCACCTGAGGCAGCACAAATGTGGACCAATGATTCCATCCCATTTTGCACTACATATGTTGGCTCTCGAGTTCCATATCAAAAACACGTTTGACAAGATGCAAAAACGATGTGATATGCACCAACAGCCACTGTCAAAAGTCAATAAACTTCTCAAACAGTGAAAATAGACAGGGAAGACAAATGATGATggacattaaaaattttaaaataagagaagaacagaaaaagaaacagaataatGAAGTTTGGGCGAATGTAAAAAAATGTGTAGAGAAAACGGCTAGTTGTCAAACCTCATACATATCATACTACCCTTCATTTGAGTATTTAATATGGTCGCATTTTATGCAAAGTTATATTGTTGCTGCATGTTTCAAATTCCCTCTCtgctggcagaaattggaagctaaggaaaaaaaaaaaatcaagttttcaTCTGCAAATTATTGATCTGAATCATGTTTTTTGTCATCTTTCTGCAAGGTAACACTGTATGAGACTTTTCTTAGAACCTAAAAAAGAGTAAAGCAACAATCACATACTTGGATGATGGATGggtggagagggttgtatgggcgcacgacggcaaggccTTCAGCGCCCGCCCGGTAACATActgagacgggtgtcaaggaaatactcagaacagtaagatgaaACAGAACGTAAAGCACAAGTAACaagattgttaaggctttcgtggccacttgttgacagactgcctattggcttccgtctcggtttcttcggccgacgttcatctaaagatttttctgacgtttcgccagcacgagtggctggcattgtcaaagcttcaccctccatcgctggtggtgaactggaggcgagctcgcggccgcagactatatgtacctggcgcgccaacgtccgagggcttctccgcggtcatttctggtgcggttctcctcttgcgaACGACGGTCGCAGgtggcaagaggagaaccgcaccggaagtgaccgcggagaagccctcggacgttggcgcgccaggtacatacagtctgcggccgcgagctcggctccagttcaccaccggcgatggagggtgaagctttgacaatgccagccactcgtgctggcgaaacgtcagaaaaatctttagatgaacgtcggccgaagaacccgagacagaagccaataggcagtttgtcaacaggtaacaaggttggaaaaatatgtgcctacccacaccgaaactTGGGACGAAGCATGTCgtagcagtaaaacatggacaacacgagaagaaagtggtagagggagctaaaagaatatagcagatggaagtggccggctgaccgcaaggaaaaaagggaggagccagccactttgcaatacactaaaacctccagcctaggccagagtccagacacatcacaaaactttaaaaccctagacacacacgtctcatcattagctaaaacgcaaggcagatccccatcaacttgtgcttatgcccttgcatcacggtataaaatgcagtctgttaaaatgtggcggacagagatgtgcacaccacaagcatcacaaaaggggggatcctcccgccgtagtAGAGAGTGAGGGTCACTtcctcccgcctgagcaaccggcaggaggaacgccatggccgagttgttgacttcaccaaccccAGCTTATTGGTCGTCACCTCCAGTCATTCtccctcccacaactccatgcacttcttgtggagtgcagaaaagacaccctgcaagggaataggacactggaccacatcgtgctctctgcaggccttcttggcagcccaatcggcctgttcattgtcccatattcctacatgaccaggcacccagcagaaggacacctccttaccccgccgtcggagcaagtacagttggccatatatcagctggaccatctcctcaggtgggtacagattctgcaataattgtaaggcactaagagaatcggagcggaggagaaatcgattgccctgAACACGATTcatcagctccagtgccttcaggatagCGTGGAGCTCCGCtacgaaaacggtatattcatcagggaggcgaatccggttaacctgatcagggaacactacagaacagccaaggaaattctcttgtttggagccatcagtgtaaacgacggtaatgcacatctaaaatgttaaaaaactgaggttggaatgtaaaatctggtgtactatttttcttaaaattagtcaaatctaaaataagtctgggtctctGGAGGAGCCAAGATGGAAATCTGCTCCAATCGCGACGGAAAACATGAAGATCAACCATATCCATCGCAGTAAGTAACCTATAACTCTTACAGCAGAACTAGTAGCTGGTATTTGTAGCTGTATCTGAATGTTAGCAATAATACTTGGAATACCATGTAACGAAGTACATTTGTACATACATAGTTTTAATAATCAGAGCTGAAGAAATCTATGTAAAAATACCAGTAAGAATCACATTTTTTAAAACTTACCTCAATATAGGCTATGTTTTCTCTCTTTGGGACAAAACTATCATTTTGGAGAAGATTGTTTCGTCTAATCACTAACACTTTGGACATGGATTAGGTTTTGGACAGGGATCTGGTTTTGGACAGGGATCTGGTTTTGGGCAGGGATCAGGTTTCTTGCATGGGTCAGGTTTTGGACAAGGATTGCATGGATCAGGTTTTGGACAGGGATCTGGTTTGGGACAAGGATCTGGTTTCTTGCATGGATCAGGTTTTGGGCAGGGATCTGGTTTCTTGCAAGGATCAGGTTTTGGACAGGGATCTGGTTTCTTGCATGGATCAGGTTTTGGACAGGGATCTGGTTTCTTGCATGGATCAGGTTTTGGACAGGGATCTGGTTTTGGACAAGGATCTGGTTTTGGACAGGGATCTGGTTTTGGACATGGAGATGGTTTTGGAGGACAAGGGTCTGGTTTCTTGCAAGGATCAGGTTTTGGACAGGGATCTGGTTTTGCACAGGGATCTGGTTTTGGACATGGATCTGGTTTCTTGCATGGATCAGGTTTTGGACACGGAGGTGGTTTTGGAGGACAAGGCGGTGGTTTCTTGCACGGATCAGGTTTTGGGCAGGGAGCTGGCTTGCACGGCTCAGGTTTCTTGCACGGATCCTTTTTCTTAGCACAGTTACTGTTCTTCTTCTTCGATGAGCAGCCTCCCGAGTATCGAGCTATGGTAGACTCGACAGCagcctgaaacaaaaaaaaattctgatcGCATTATAAGACACTAAAATGCCATCATATTCTCCTTAGTCTCAAAAAAGATGTCGTTCAGTAGCTTTTCTACCAAAAAAATAATGCACAGGAATCACATTGGTCATTGGTTTATTCAGACACGTTGCAACTGAAATGGGCAACGTTCGGTGACTCACGAGCCCGATTCATTTCCTTAGTTAAGCTCGCCGGCTACCTCGTCACATGACCTGAGCTAAGCGCTCCTATTGCAGAAAGTCAAGACTACAGCGTTCGTGACTTTAGTGTTTATGGGGTAACGCACTAATGACAATGCTGCTCCTTTCTCGACACGACACCTCAGCAAAATATGTCTCAAAACACACCGTTTTGAGAgtaaattcattttatgttcatctcatcttcagacatttacatttatatacgCGTCGTGAACATTCTGTACTTACTATGTTTTGCAATAGGTATCTCAGAAACATCCGTTGCAAAAATCTACAACGCCATTAGTAAAGAAACAACATTCACAACACTTAATAAATGATGGGGTGAGTGTACAAGTGATACAAGTGTTATTCACCAgaaaatgacctaaatacacgtcTAGAAAGCTAAAGTGTGTATCTCATCCGAGTAAAACAATTAAAAGCGAGTTCCCGCATAGTGCCACACCCTGTGCTAATAAAGCTTAAGCTCTAAGCCAATGACTGGGCAGTATTTAGAATACAACTAGTATAACTGAAAAGGCAGACAGAAGGAGAATTCCTGTTGTCTTTAAAGAAGATTCAGGTATGTATTTTTTGAGAACATAGCAATAGCCTGATGTGTATGCTTTCAAGAGTACATATATAATTCtttttcctccccccatgaacgatggaccttgccgttggtgcgtaggcttgcgtgcctcaacaatacagatgaccaactagctctgcagatgacgaagaaattgatgaaatgtatgagataaaagaacttattcaggtagtgaagggagacgaaaatttaatagtcatgggtgactggaattcaagagtaggaaaagggagagaaggaaacatagtaggtgaatgtggattggggctaggaaatgaatgaggaagccgcctgatagaattttgcgcagagcgtaacttaatcatagctaacacttggtttaagaatcatgaaagaaggttgtatacatggaagaaccctggagatactaaaaggtatcagatagattatacaatgctaagagacagatttaggaaccaggttttaaattttaaagcATTACCAGGGGCcaatgttgactctgaccacaatctattggttctgaactgtagatcaaaactgaagaaactgcaaaaatgtgggattttaaggagatgggacctggataaaccgactaaacaagaggttgtacagagtttcagggagagcataagggaacaattgacaggaatgggggaaagaaatacagtagaagaagaatgggatgctttgagagatgaagtagtgaaggcagcagagtatcaagtaagtaaaacgacgatggctagtagaaatccttgggtaacagaagacgtactgaatttaattaatgaaagaagaaaacataaaaacgcagtaaatgaagcacgcaaaaaggaatacaaatgtctcaaaaatgagatcgacaggaagtgcaaaatgattaagcatcgatggctagaggacaaatggaaggatgtagaggcttatctcactagaggtaagataggtaggaaaattaaagagacctttggagaaaagagaatcacttgtatgaatatcaagagctcaaatggcaacccagttctaagcaaagaagggaaaggagaaaggtggaaggattgtgtagagggtctatacaagggcgatgtacttgaggacaatattatggaaatggaagaggatttagatgaagatgaaatgggagatatgatactacgtgaagagtttgacagagcactgaaagacctgagtcgaaacaaggccccgggagtagacaacattccattggaactactgacagccttgagagagccagtcgtgacaaagctctaccatctggtgagcaagatgtatcagacaggcgaaataccctcagacttcaagaagaatgtcataattccaatcccaaagaaatcaggtgttaacagatgtgaaaattaccgaactatcagtttaataagtcacagctgcaaaatactaacgcgaattctttacagacgatggaaaaactgaaagaagccgacctcgacgaagatcagtttgaattccgtagaaatgttggaacacgtgaggcaatactgaccctacgacttaccttagaagaaagattaaagaaaggcaaacctacgtttctagcatttgtagacttagagaaatcttttgacaatgttgattggaatactctctttcaaattctgaaggtggcaggggtaaaatccagcgagcgaaaggctatttacaatttgtacaggaaccagatggcagtcttaagagtcgaggggcatgaaaagggaagcagtgattggtaagggagtaagacagggttgtagcctatccccgatgttattcaatctgtgtattgagcaagcaataaaggaaacaaaagaaaagtttggagtaaatattaaaatccatggagaagaaataaaaactttgaggttcgccgatgacattgtaattctgtcagagacagcaaaggacttggaagagcagttgaacggaatggacagtgtcttgaaaggaggatataagatgaacatcaacaaaagcaaaacgaggataatggaatgtagtcgaattaagtcgggtggtgctgagggaattagattaggaaattagacacttaaagtagtaaaggagttttgctatttggggagcaaaataactgataatggtcgaagtagagaagatataaaaagtaaactggcaatggcaaggaaagcgtttctgaagaagcaaaatttgttaacatcgagtatagatttaaatgtcaagaagtcgtttctgaaagtatttgtatggagtgtagccatgtatggaagtgaaacatggacgataaatagtttagacaagaagagaatataagctttcgaaatgtggtgctacagaagaatgctgaagattagatgggtagatcacataactaatgaaggggtattaactagaactggggagaagagaaatttgtggcacaaattgactagaagaagggatcggttggtaggacgtgttctgagacatcgagggatcaccaatttagtatcggagggcagcgtggagggtaaaaatcgtagagggagaccaagagatgaatacactaagcagattcagaagcatgtaggttgcagtaggtactgggagatgaagaagcttgcacaggatagagtagcatggagagctgcatcaaaccagtctcaggactgaagaccacaacaacaacaacatataatattTAATGCATGTTTAAATAGGTCATATTTGGAAAGACCGCTAGTACATCTTGACACGAAATCCGCATACTGACACACCAGATCATAAGGTCCTAGGGCCTGCGATATGTAAATGGAATATTATGAAGATTTTGGTCTCTCTGAAAGGGCAAATTAACGTATCAAACACGTATTTTTTACCCAAGACAGGATGGAATAAGGTGAGCAGAGAGTTTTCCGTAGTGGAATTGGAAACAGGAAATTTTCTTTCACTGAAAGCCATGGTTGTCATAGCATAGGATATAGTTGCTAAAGGCacagaaggaaacaaaatacaatAGATAAATATCAAGTGGATCTGAATCAGTGAAGAAAGTACTGCAACAGCGTAGTTCAGTTACACACTAAGCCTGATCTCGAGTTCATGGAAGCGGATTTTAGGAGGCCCAATATTGGTCCCCCATTGATACCTCTTCCGTAGCCTTTGCTTCAACatgaatttgaaacaaaatttgagacatggaaaaatctggagtagatGATGAATTACATCCCTCCACTTTAGCACAAGTTCTATAACAATATTTCCCATCTCCAGTTACCAAGGGTGTAAGAAGatggagtggagaaagaagaggatGTGGTCAAAGAAGACGATGAGGAAGACTGAAAAATGCACACAACACAATGGCACAGCATCATGCGTGTTGCCCAGAAAGGGCATTCTTCAAGAAATACCACAGAAGGGCATAGTTACGATTTTACAGACACTGACTGTGAGAAATTTATAGAAAGTGACCATGAATGATCTCTTGTATGGTGTTGGAACCGCACCAATATATTTTCGTTTTGGTATTTCAATATAATTTGCTATTTACGTATTGTTTTCAGCTTGTTACATTAATTTCGCGTTCATTACTCACATATCCTTCTTTTATAATGAATATGTATTGTACTAGTGTGTCATGTGTATTGTAccaaaaaatcttgaaaatataGCACAGTAAATAAAAATACGTCTTTACTCTTGTACCAGAATTACTCTAAAACGTTTTAAGAAGCAAGGAGGAAAAGTGTTTTTAATTGTAAAAAAATAATGCAGGAACACCTAAATCTCTAACCATATCTGCAACTATACACAAACTTTAGCCTCGGCAGGCAAGgacagtggtcacgtgtgtgtgtgtgttgtattcgCAAGAATATGTGTATATATGTTGTCTAATACAGAAGACCTTTTGGCCAAAAGTTTTCTTATTTAGCAGTTTTTGTagtacctgtctgcgactcaacatctccattatatggtgagcagcaatctacccttttcataatgttgtcgttcttccatcctgcattttccattgcaTGAATAACGACAATGATGACCATAACAAAATCAATAAATCTCAGCTTATACGTGGAACTGTGGCAGAAATATTCCACCTgaagtgcaagatatatgagagaggcgaaataccctcaatctTCAACAAGAGTGAAATAATTCAATTTCCAAGTGAGGCAAGTGCTTGAAGGGTGCGAAAATTATCAGACTATcaaactgtgttgggaaagtaccagagctccaagcgctaatagaaagcacggatgctcaaatcgttagaggcactgaaagctggctaaagcgggatataagctcagccgaaatttttgcggagaacctaacggtgttccgaaaagataggctaaacacggttggcggtggggtatttgttgctgttagaagtagtttaacttctcgcgaaattgaagtagatacttcctgtgagttagtgtgggcagaggtcatttttggcaaccggaataaaataataataggatccttctaccgacctcccagttcagatgatacagttgctgaaaggttcaaagaaaacttctgtttgatttcaaacacgtacccgactcatacgataatagttggtggtgacttaatttaccctcgatatgttggcgaaaatacatgtttaattccggaggtacgcataaaatatccgaAATTGTGCTCAACGCATTCTctgaaattatttcgagcagttagttcatgagctcgCACGAACAGTaaaaggttgtgaaaacacacttgacctcttagcaacaaataatcctgagttaataactagcatcaaaaccgatacaggggtcagtgaacacaggattgtcgtagcgagaatgaatattgtaatccccaaatcctccaaaaataagcgaaaaatatacctattcaaaaaatcagataaaaattcgcttgactccttcctgggagacaatctccactcattccaaattaataatatatgtgtagaccagatgtggcttgaattcaaagaaatagtatcggcagcaattgagagatttataccaaataaattaacaaacgacggcctgatcctccttggtaaacaaagagggttagaacactgttgcagaaacaacgaaacaaacatgccaaatttaaaccgacgcaaaatccccaagattggcgatcttttacagaaattcgaaatttggctcggacttcaatgcaaatgcttatagcagtttccacaacgaaactttgtctcgaaacctggcagaaaatccaaagagattctggtcctatgtgaagtatgttagcggcaagaaacaatcaatgccttctctgcgcgatagcaatggagatactatcgaagacagtcctgctaaagcagagttactaaacacagccttcagaaatgccttcacaaaagaagacaaagtaaatattccagaaatcgaatagAGAATGGTTGctaatatgagtaacgtagaagtaaatatccacggactagtgaagcaacttacatcacttaataaaagcaagtcttctggtccagtctGTATATCAATCAGGTTcatttcggagtacgctgatgcattagctccatacctaacaatcatatacaaccgttcgctcgacgatagATCCGTACCCAACGACTGGAAAGTTACAGAGGTCacagcagtattcaagaaaggtagtagcagtaatccactaaattacaggcccatagagttaacgtcgatatgcagcaggattttagaacatatattgtgttcaaacattatgaattacctcgaagaaaattgtctattgacacacgtcaacatgggtttagaaaacatcgttcctgtgaaacacaactagctcttaattcatatgaagtgttgagtgctattgacaagggatttcagatcgattccgtatttctggatttccggaaggcttttgacactgtaccacacaagcggcttgtagtg contains the following coding sequences:
- the LOC126427997 gene encoding keratinocyte proline-rich protein-like: MLAALNHSYWGGLPNDRVKLPSPGEVSREFPAAAVESTIARYSGGCSSKKKNSNCAKKKDPCKKPEPCKPAPCPKPDPCKKPPPCPPKPPPCPKPDPCKKPDPCPKPDPCAKPDPCPKPDPCKKPDPCPPKPSPCPKPDPCPKPDPCPKPDPCPKPDPCKKPDPCPKPDPCKKPDPCPKPDPCKKPDPCPKPDPCKKPDPCPKPDPCPKPDPCNPCPKPDPCKKPDPCPKPDPCPKPDPCPKPNPCPKC